In Vigna radiata var. radiata cultivar VC1973A unplaced genomic scaffold, Vradiata_ver6 scaffold_268, whole genome shotgun sequence, the following are encoded in one genomic region:
- the LOC106755073 gene encoding tryptophan aminotransferase-related protein 4-like has product MRHAASSAILVSGWHRMGYYYSDGSYISQLLVEHIKKLHALVGNAITEGKYIVFGSGSTQLLNAAVYAFSPDTSSQSPAKVVATPPYYPVYRTQTEYFNAKNFSYEGSTSSWINKTDSSSTFIEFVTSPNNPDGKLTKGVLEGDNVKQINDRAYYWPHYTAIPSPADDDLMIFTISKLTGHAGSRFGWAIIKDEAVYEKMLTYLDVNTMGVSRAAQLRALKLFDVILEGDDGKEIFKFAYSTIRHRWTKLKETISKSKRFSLQKLSSQYCTFFKRERELSPAYAWLKCEREEDRNCYEILEAAGISGREGSLYSADNHYVRLSLIRSKDDFDILINKLNTLVAKQ; this is encoded by the exons ATGAGACATGCTGCAAGCAGTGCGATATTAGTATCAGGGTGGCACAGAATGGGTTATTATTACAGTGATGGATCATACATCTCACAACTATTGGTGGAACATATCAAAAAACTTCATGCCTTAGTTGGAAACGCAATAACTGAAGGAAAATACATTGTTTTTGGAAGTGGCTCAACACAACTCCTAAATGCTGCTGTTTATGCCTTTTCTCCCGATACCTCTTCACAATCTCCCGCAAAAGTAGTAGCGACACCACCATATTACCCT GTGTATAGAACACAAACAGAATATTTCAATGCTAAGAATTTTAGTTATGAAGGAAGCACATCCTCGTGGATAAACAAGACAGATAGCAGCTCTACATTCATTGAGTTTGTTACTTCACCAAACAATCCTGATGGAAAGTTGACTAAGGGAGTTCTTGAAGGTGATAATGTCAAACAAATCAATGATCGTGCCTATTACTGGCCACATTACACTGCCATTCCTTCACCAGCTGATGATGATCTTATGATCTTCACAATTTCCAAGCTCACAGGCCATGCTGGGAGCAGATTCGG ATGGGCAATAATAAAAGATGAAGCAGTGTATGAAAAGATGTTGACGTATTTGGATGTGAACACCATGGGAGTTTCCCGTGCGGCTCAGCTGAGAGCTTTAAAGCTTTTCGACGTTATTCTTGAAGGAGATGATGGAAAAGAGATATTCAAATTTGCTTATTCAACCATTAGACATCGTTGGACAAAGTTGAAAGAAACCATATCTAAATCAAAACGCTTTTCTCTGCAGAAACTGTCTTCCCAATACTGCACCTTCTTCAAAAGGGAAAGAGAGCTCTCACCAG CTTATGCTTGGTTGAAgtgtgagagagaagaagaCAGAAACTGCTATGAAATCCTTGAAGCAGCTGGCATCAGTGGTCGTGAAGGAAGCCTATATAGTGCTGATAATCATTACGTGCGTCTCAGTCTCATTAGAAGCAAGGATGACTTTGATATACTCATAAACAAGCTCAACACCCTTGTTGCTAAACAATAG
- the LOC106755059 gene encoding leucine-rich repeat receptor-like protein kinase PXC2: MGSLTNLRYLNLFRSFFGGNIPTQLGSLTHLLSLDLSHNYLLHGIPYQLGSLTCLRYLDLSDNNLDGKIPSQLGNLSQLRHLGLSVHSTFPSLVILDFSYNKMASLVFQAISITNSSSSLVWLDLSSNLLKSSSIFYWLFNSTTNLRILELFDNMLEGPIPDGFGKVMNSLEDLDLSSNKIQGEIPSFFGNMCTLQSLDLSNNKLSGQISSFFLNSSWCNKHVFQKLCLSGNNITGRLPKSIGLLSKLTELMLSRNYLEGDVTESNLSNFSKLAFLQLSYSSLSLKIGPTWLLLSNYCSWD, from the exons ATGGGTTCACTTACCAACTTAAGATATCTCAATCTCTTCCGTTCCTTTTTTGGTGGTAACATTCCTACCCAACTTGGAAGCCTTACACATTTATTGTCTCTGGATTTAAGTCACAATTATCTTCTACATGGAATCCCTTATCAACTTGGAAGCCTTACATGTTTAAGGTATCTTGATCTCAGTGACAATAATCTTGACGGGAAAATCCCTTCTCAACTTGGAAATTTGTCACAGTTGAGACACCTTGGTCTCAGTG TCCACTCAACCTTTCCTTCTCTTGTGATCCTTGATTTTTCCTATAATAAGATGGCATCATTGGTCTTTCAAG CTATTTCAATTACGAATTCTTCGTCTTCTCTTGTCTGGCTTGATCTCTCCTCAAATCTGTTGAAATCATCATCCATATTTTACTGGCTCTTCAACTCCACTACCAATCTTCGTATACTTGAACTTTTTGATAACATGCTGGAAGGTCCGATTCCAGATGGATTTGGAAAAGTAATGAACTCTCTTGAAGATCTTGACCTCTCAAGTAACAAAATTCAAGGCGAGATTCCATCTTTCTTTGGGAACATGTGCACATTGCAGAGTTTAGACCTCTCAAACAACAAGTTGAGTGGGCAAATTTCTAGCTTCTTTCTAAATTCTTCATGGTGCAACAAACACGTGTTTCAGAAATTGTGTTTATCTGGTAACAACATTACAGGAAGGTTACCTAAAAGCATTGGATTGTTATCTAAGTTGACTGAACTTATGTTGTCGAGAAATTACTTAGAGGGTGATGTTACTGAGTCGAATCTTTCTAATTTTTCCAAATTAGCATTCTTACAATTATCATATAGCTCATTGTCACTAAAAATTGGTCCTACTTGGCTTCTCCTTTCCAATTATTGTTCTTGGGATTAA